Proteins encoded within one genomic window of Armatimonadota bacterium:
- the sepF gene encoding cell division protein SepF — MQRFMTFLGFAEESPEEDGAETPGAEPRRRAPVLSLHTPRQLEIVVLEPRAFDDARRAADCLRDRRPVVLNLQAVDPELSRRIVDFLSGVTYALDGHLQRVGEAIFLFTPSTVTIHAEVVPTDRAGLLPLG, encoded by the coding sequence ATGCAGCGGTTCATGACCTTCCTCGGCTTCGCCGAGGAGTCTCCCGAGGAGGACGGGGCGGAGACGCCGGGGGCGGAGCCGCGCCGTCGCGCCCCCGTCCTCAGCCTGCACACCCCGCGGCAGCTGGAGATCGTCGTCCTCGAGCCGCGGGCCTTCGACGACGCCCGGCGCGCCGCCGACTGCCTGCGCGACCGGCGGCCCGTCGTCCTCAACCTGCAGGCGGTGGACCCGGAGCTCAGCCGTCGCATCGTGGACTTCCTGAGCGGCGTCACCTACGCCCTGGACGGTCACCTGCAGCGGGTGGGGGAGGCGATCTTCCTCTTCACGCCGAGCACCGTCACCATCCACGCGGAGGTGGTGCCGACCGACCGCGCCGGCCTGCTGCCGCTGGGGTAG